From a region of the Polynucleobacter corsicus genome:
- a CDS encoding 3-deoxy-7-phosphoheptulonate synthase, producing the protein MSQQNTNPANWYAAVDKTSDTDDQRIHNITVLPPPEHLIRFFPIAGTPTEALISKTRKKIRDIIHGKDDRLLVIIGPCSIHDPRAALEYCQRLLVERDRFAGELEIVMRVYFEKPRTTVGWKGLINDPYLDESYRIEEGLRMARQVLMEINRLGMPAGSEFLDVISPQYIADLISWGAIGARTTESQVHRELASGLSAPIGFKNGTDGNIKIATDAIQAASRPHHFLSVHKNGQVSIVETKGNKDCHVILRGGKEPNYEAQYVQAACSELEAAKLPAGLMIDLSHANSSKKHERQIVVAENIAEQIESGSHHIFGVMIESHLNDGAQKFSPGKDDPNKLEYGKSITDACINWEDSANVLQRLALAVKNRRKVKK; encoded by the coding sequence ATGAGCCAACAAAATACGAATCCCGCAAACTGGTACGCTGCCGTTGATAAAACGTCAGATACGGACGATCAACGCATTCACAATATTACTGTTCTGCCACCACCAGAGCATTTAATTCGCTTCTTCCCGATCGCCGGAACGCCTACAGAAGCACTCATCAGCAAGACACGTAAAAAGATTCGCGACATCATTCATGGAAAAGATGATCGCCTGCTCGTGATCATTGGGCCTTGCTCGATTCATGACCCCCGTGCAGCACTCGAATACTGCCAAAGACTGCTCGTAGAGCGTGATCGCTTTGCAGGTGAACTCGAAATTGTGATGCGTGTCTATTTTGAAAAGCCACGCACAACGGTTGGCTGGAAGGGCTTAATTAATGACCCGTACTTAGATGAGAGCTATCGCATTGAAGAGGGTCTGCGAATGGCTCGCCAAGTATTGATGGAAATTAATCGCCTAGGCATGCCTGCAGGTAGCGAATTTTTGGATGTAATTTCTCCGCAATATATTGCAGATCTGATTTCTTGGGGCGCTATTGGCGCACGCACAACCGAGAGTCAAGTACATCGCGAACTCGCTTCTGGTCTATCAGCACCAATCGGATTTAAGAATGGCACCGATGGCAATATCAAGATTGCTACTGATGCCATTCAGGCCGCTAGCCGCCCACACCACTTCTTATCAGTGCATAAGAACGGCCAAGTATCTATTGTGGAAACTAAAGGCAATAAAGACTGTCACGTTATCTTACGTGGCGGAAAAGAGCCTAATTATGAAGCGCAATATGTTCAAGCAGCCTGCTCCGAGCTAGAAGCAGCTAAGCTTCCAGCCGGCTTGATGATTGACTTATCTCATGCGAATTCCAGCAAAAAACATGAGCGTCAAATTGTGGTGGCAGAAAATATTGCCGAACAAATTGAATCTGGCTCACATCATATTTTTGGCGTGATGATTGAAAGTCACCTCAATGATGGTGCGCAAAAATTCTCGCCAGGAAAAGACGATCCAAACAAATTGGAATACGGCAAGAGCATTACCGATGCTTGCATTAATTGGGAAGACTCAGCCAACGTATTACAACGCTTGGCTTTAGCTGTGAAGAATCGCAGAAAAGTGAAGAAGTGA
- a CDS encoding cob(I)yrinic acid a,c-diamide adenosyltransferase, which translates to MGNRLSKIATRTGDAGMTGLGDGSRVEKDHLRICAMGDVDELNSEIGVLMTESIPESLAEEFKNLFLQVQHDLFDLGGELCIPNYTLLKPEQVAQLDIWLEKFNATLPPLTEFILPGGTRAASQAHVCRTVCRRAERSIVRLGWEEPLYDAPRQYVNRLSDLLFVLARVLNRAAGGQDVLWKHEKKETK; encoded by the coding sequence ATGGGAAATCGACTTTCAAAAATAGCCACCAGAACTGGTGATGCGGGCATGACCGGGCTTGGCGATGGTAGCCGGGTGGAAAAGGATCATTTGCGCATTTGCGCCATGGGCGATGTGGATGAATTGAACTCCGAAATCGGGGTTTTGATGACTGAATCAATCCCCGAGAGCCTTGCAGAGGAGTTCAAAAACCTATTTTTGCAAGTACAACATGATTTATTTGACCTGGGCGGGGAGCTTTGTATACCCAATTACACCCTACTCAAGCCAGAACAGGTAGCTCAGTTGGATATTTGGCTGGAAAAATTCAATGCGACTTTGCCTCCTCTGACGGAATTTATTCTTCCAGGTGGCACTCGTGCAGCTTCTCAGGCCCACGTTTGCCGCACAGTCTGTAGACGGGCAGAAAGATCGATTGTGCGTTTGGGTTGGGAGGAGCCTTTATACGATGCTCCGCGTCAATACGTTAATCGCTTATCGGATCTATTGTTTGTATTAGCGCGGGTTCTGAATCGTGCGGCAGGCGGTCAAGACGTTTTATGGAAGCATGAAAAAAAAGAGACTAAATAA
- a CDS encoding FAD-linked oxidase C-terminal domain-containing protein, whose protein sequence is MIPMNMVTPPPELAAITALQSKLVSALRPILPEHALLWEPEDTIPYECDGLAAYRRMPLAVALPETEEQVVQILKTCFAMQVPIVPRGSGTGLSGGAMPISQGLVLSLAKLKKIINIDPFTRTAVVQPGVRNLAISEAVAHLGLYYAPDPSSQIACSIGGNVNENSGGVHCLKYGLTLHNVLKVRGILMSGEIVEFGSLAPDSPGLDLLAIVMGSEGMLAVVTEVTVKLVAKPKLARVIMASFDDIEKGADAVAAIIAAGIIPAGLEMMDRATTRAVEEFVHAGYDLEAETILLCESDGTPEEVAEEIERMTKVLEQAGASGIQISQNEAERLKFWSGRKNAFPAAGRLAADYYCMDGTIPRRNIGTLLRRIQGMEKKYGLACLNVFHAGDGNMHPLILFNGADQEEWHRAEEFGTEILEACVELDGTITGEHGVGIEKINSMCVQFGEGERESFWGVKSAFDPERLLNPDKAIPTLNRCAEYGRMRISGGNLPHPELERF, encoded by the coding sequence ATGATTCCTATGAATATGGTGACCCCACCCCCCGAACTCGCGGCTATTACCGCCCTGCAATCCAAACTGGTATCGGCCCTGCGCCCTATCCTCCCCGAACATGCCCTACTGTGGGAGCCTGAGGACACGATCCCTTATGAATGCGATGGCCTAGCAGCTTATCGACGCATGCCCCTGGCAGTAGCTCTGCCAGAAACCGAGGAGCAGGTTGTTCAGATTCTAAAGACTTGCTTTGCGATGCAGGTACCCATCGTCCCCCGCGGATCTGGTACCGGGCTATCGGGTGGTGCCATGCCCATCTCCCAGGGCTTAGTACTTTCATTAGCCAAACTCAAAAAGATCATCAACATTGATCCATTTACTAGAACTGCAGTTGTGCAACCGGGCGTTCGTAATTTAGCGATCTCCGAAGCGGTAGCTCATCTCGGACTGTATTACGCCCCAGATCCATCCTCGCAGATTGCTTGCTCTATTGGCGGGAACGTCAACGAAAACTCCGGTGGTGTGCACTGCCTCAAATATGGTCTGACGCTTCATAATGTTTTAAAAGTGCGCGGCATTTTGATGAGCGGTGAGATCGTAGAGTTCGGCAGTCTTGCACCAGACTCCCCGGGACTCGATTTATTAGCAATCGTGATGGGTAGCGAGGGCATGCTTGCTGTAGTGACTGAAGTCACAGTCAAGCTGGTTGCTAAACCCAAGTTGGCGCGCGTCATTATGGCTAGCTTTGACGATATCGAAAAGGGTGCTGATGCAGTAGCGGCCATTATTGCTGCTGGGATTATTCCAGCCGGCCTAGAGATGATGGACAGAGCTACCACTCGCGCAGTAGAAGAATTTGTTCATGCAGGATATGACCTCGAAGCTGAAACTATTCTGCTTTGCGAATCCGACGGCACGCCTGAAGAGGTTGCGGAAGAAATTGAGCGTATGACCAAAGTTCTAGAGCAAGCTGGCGCTAGCGGTATTCAGATTTCTCAGAACGAAGCGGAGCGTCTGAAGTTTTGGAGTGGTCGTAAAAATGCTTTCCCAGCAGCTGGTCGCTTAGCCGCCGACTATTACTGCATGGATGGCACTATCCCACGCAGAAATATTGGCACTTTACTGAGACGTATCCAGGGTATGGAAAAGAAATATGGTCTTGCCTGCTTAAATGTATTTCATGCGGGTGACGGCAATATGCATCCCCTCATTTTATTTAACGGTGCGGATCAAGAAGAGTGGCATCGCGCTGAAGAATTTGGTACAGAAATTTTAGAAGCCTGTGTTGAGCTTGATGGCACGATCACTGGTGAGCACGGTGTTGGTATTGAAAAAATTAACTCCATGTGCGTTCAATTTGGTGAAGGTGAACGTGAATCATTTTGGGGCGTTAAATCCGCATTTGATCCAGAGCGCTTATTAAATCCTGATAAAGCAATTCCTACTTTGAACCGTTGTGCTGAATATGGCCGCATGCGCATTAGTGGTGGCAACTTACCGCATCCTGAGTTGGAGCGTTTTTAA
- the glcE gene encoding glycolate oxidase subunit GlcE, which produces MSASSNTNIDLFQEQILAAVKNKTPLSIQGGGTKSWYGNANSYAKLDTRTYSGILEYQPEELVITACAGTPLKEIEAALADKNQVLAFEPPHFGDSATFGGAIAAGLAGPGRISAGNLRDFVLGARILDGKGQDLSFGGKVMKNVAGYDVSRLLPGSMGTLSLLLEASVKVLPRPAATASLRCNITQARALQLLNEWAGQPLPLSASCWIGSSIGGDGELTIRLAGAAAAVKAAIPIMGAAVNASELEPQLASDFWAALREQQLAVFSNLNSDETLYRLALPAACGTLAFENAHGDIALEWHGQQRWLKALGDDATFTSIKALASAHGGHATRFKQGSNIDPGKQRFTLLSEQVHSTALEAVQARLRTAFDPAGIFATSRLP; this is translated from the coding sequence ATGTCGGCATCTAGCAATACAAATATTGACTTATTTCAAGAGCAAATTCTGGCGGCAGTTAAAAATAAAACTCCTTTATCCATTCAAGGTGGTGGCACCAAGTCTTGGTATGGGAATGCCAATTCTTATGCCAAGTTAGATACCCGCACTTACTCTGGGATTCTGGAATACCAGCCTGAAGAGCTAGTGATTACTGCGTGCGCCGGTACACCGCTAAAAGAAATTGAAGCCGCTCTAGCCGATAAGAATCAAGTGCTGGCATTTGAGCCGCCTCACTTTGGAGATAGCGCGACTTTTGGTGGAGCGATTGCTGCAGGCTTGGCAGGCCCAGGGCGCATTAGCGCCGGTAATTTACGGGATTTTGTTCTGGGTGCTCGCATCCTAGACGGTAAAGGCCAAGATCTATCCTTTGGCGGCAAGGTGATGAAGAACGTTGCGGGATATGATGTCTCCCGCTTATTACCTGGATCAATGGGAACCTTGTCGCTGTTGCTAGAAGCTTCTGTAAAAGTATTACCGCGACCAGCCGCTACAGCGTCTCTTCGTTGCAACATTACCCAAGCACGCGCACTGCAACTCCTAAATGAATGGGCAGGACAACCATTACCACTCTCAGCAAGCTGCTGGATCGGTAGTTCAATAGGTGGTGATGGTGAACTCACCATTCGCTTAGCTGGTGCTGCTGCTGCAGTCAAAGCAGCAATTCCGATCATGGGCGCAGCTGTCAACGCAAGCGAATTAGAACCTCAATTAGCTTCAGATTTTTGGGCTGCTTTGCGCGAACAGCAATTAGCTGTTTTTTCAAACCTCAATAGTGATGAAACTTTATATCGCCTCGCGCTTCCAGCCGCCTGCGGAACACTTGCTTTTGAAAATGCACATGGTGACATTGCTTTGGAATGGCATGGCCAACAACGCTGGCTAAAGGCACTGGGTGATGATGCAACTTTTACCTCTATCAAGGCCTTAGCTAGCGCTCATGGTGGGCATGCAACTCGGTTTAAGCAAGGAAGCAATATTGATCCAGGCAAGCAACGCTTTACCCTTCTGAGTGAGCAAGTACACTCCACTGCTTTAGAGGCAGTACAAGCGCGTCTCAGAACTGCCTTTGATCCAGCGGGCATATTTGCTACTTCACGTCTTCCCTAA
- the glcF gene encoding glycolate oxidase subunit GlcF, with the protein MQTQLAPQFENTPEGIEAARILGKCVHCGFCTATCPTYQLLGDELDGPRGRIYLIKQMAEGQAPTEKTRLHLDRCLTCRNCESTCPSGVQYGNLIDIGRKWAEENTPERPLSQRLTRWALKEGLTSPKLFNSAMAIGRLVRPLMPTGIQRKIPQAKNKALNTNTDPYARPQTSHSRKMLLLEGCVQPGMLPNINSSTARVLDALKIQLIAAPNATCCGALRHHLNDQVGGLENAKQNIDAWWPQVEQGVEAIVMTASGCGVMVKDYGHLLSNDPQYAAKAKTISALTKDISEILPALQEELVALVGSGPKPGVVYHPPCTLQHGQQIRGKVEGLLAGIGIGVRLCADSHLCCGSAGTYSITQPELSEQLRHNKLTHLNAACEESGVQVIVSGNIGCIAHLQQDDTPVLHWIEIVDQLINQQSRTQS; encoded by the coding sequence ATGCAAACTCAACTCGCCCCCCAATTCGAAAATACTCCTGAGGGTATTGAAGCTGCCAGAATTCTTGGAAAATGTGTTCACTGCGGCTTCTGCACCGCTACATGCCCTACCTATCAATTACTTGGTGATGAGCTTGATGGTCCTCGAGGTCGCATCTACCTCATCAAGCAAATGGCGGAAGGCCAAGCCCCTACTGAAAAAACACGCCTGCATTTAGATCGCTGCCTGACTTGCCGCAATTGCGAAAGCACTTGCCCTAGTGGCGTGCAATACGGCAACTTAATAGATATTGGTCGTAAGTGGGCAGAAGAAAATACTCCTGAGCGCCCTCTTAGTCAGCGCCTTACCCGCTGGGCTCTGAAAGAGGGTTTAACCAGTCCTAAGTTATTTAACTCCGCAATGGCGATTGGTCGCTTAGTTCGACCACTCATGCCGACTGGTATCCAGCGCAAGATTCCGCAAGCTAAAAATAAAGCACTCAATACAAATACAGATCCCTATGCAAGGCCGCAGACTAGCCATTCACGCAAGATGCTATTGCTCGAGGGCTGCGTTCAACCTGGCATGTTGCCAAACATCAACTCATCAACAGCACGTGTTTTGGATGCCCTTAAGATTCAGTTAATTGCTGCGCCTAACGCCACTTGCTGCGGTGCATTGCGTCACCATCTAAACGATCAAGTGGGCGGCCTAGAAAATGCCAAACAAAATATCGATGCCTGGTGGCCGCAAGTTGAGCAAGGCGTTGAAGCCATTGTGATGACCGCTTCTGGTTGTGGTGTGATGGTTAAAGATTATGGCCATCTACTCTCCAATGATCCGCAATACGCCGCTAAGGCCAAGACCATCTCCGCTCTCACTAAAGATATCTCAGAAATCCTGCCAGCACTTCAGGAAGAGCTCGTTGCCCTAGTGGGTAGTGGTCCAAAACCTGGCGTGGTCTATCACCCACCCTGCACATTGCAACATGGCCAACAAATTCGCGGCAAGGTAGAGGGTCTGTTAGCTGGTATCGGTATTGGAGTGCGCTTATGCGCTGATAGCCACCTCTGCTGCGGTTCAGCGGGAACCTACTCAATAACTCAGCCAGAACTCTCAGAGCAATTACGCCATAACAAATTGACTCATCTCAATGCTGCCTGCGAAGAGTCTGGCGTACAAGTGATTGTCTCCGGAAATATTGGCTGCATCGCCCACCTTCAACAAGATGACACTCCAGTGCTTCATTGGATTGAGATTGTTGACCAACTGATTAATCAACAAAGCCGAACCCAATCATGA